Proteins encoded by one window of Corvus hawaiiensis isolate bCorHaw1 unplaced genomic scaffold, bCorHaw1.pri.cur scaffold_32_ctg1, whole genome shotgun sequence:
- the LOC125320963 gene encoding inositol 1,4,5-trisphosphate receptor-interacting protein-like 1, which produces PSRRSCQFQVSNGAASFRIEVLFGVRQGDSDIFVSSQPREACTPSTTWPESYAVAEMKFFKCIARQAPPDSLHLKCLQFFSCLQLGSGFSTYTIKTIVMHLLSIIPVSRWRRRDFVRRLVDISEGLRFCVQVRCLNHFIVGNRSLPGEIRVPPEVQMAETCNLFH; this is translated from the coding sequence ccctccagacgctcctgccaattccaggtgagcaacggcgcagcaagcttccgcattgaggtgctgtttggggtgcggcaaggcgactcagacatctttgtgagcagccagcctagggaggcctgcacgccaagcacaacatggccggagagctacgccgtggcagagatgaagttcttcaagtgcatcgccaggcaggccccccctgacagcttgcacctcaaatgcctgcagttcttcagctgtctgcagctgggctccggcttttccacctacaccatcaagaccattgtcatgcacctcctgtccatcatccccgtgtcacggtggcgcaggagagattttgtcaggcgactggtggatatcagcgagggcctgcgcttctgcgtgcaagtgagatgcctcaaccacttcatcgtgggcaaccggagccttcctggggagatcagggttcccccagaggtgcaaatggccgagacgtgcaatctcttccac
- the LOC125320962 gene encoding inositol 1,4,5-trisphosphate receptor-interacting protein-like 1 — FYPVLQRAIGVGSAFEGWSPREQDVVYRVLVAMNPPRGHSFQLELDTAGQRRGRNFRVRVQLECTCSREQQGENMLCFLHQPQEVLRSNQDASLLHTLCTGSYLDVRNTARWFYQLVRAIWPALPQSHNWHLVLLPSRRSCQFQVSNGAASFRIEVLFGVRQGDSDIFVSSQPREACTPSTTWPESYAVAEMKFFKCIARQAPPDSLHLKCLQFFSCLQLGSGFSTYTIKTIVMHLLSIIPVSRWRRRDFVRRLVDISEGLRFCVQVRCLNHFIVGNRSLPGEIRVPPEVQMAETCNLFHHLVMDPVAHSQAMSEYVD, encoded by the coding sequence ttctacccggtgctgcaacgagccatcggggtgggcagtgccttcgaaggttggagtccccgtgagcaggatgttgtgtaccgtgtgctggtagccatgaatcctccccgaggccactccttccagctggagctggacactgcagggcagaggcgcgggaggaacttccgcgtccgcgtgcagctggagtgcacctgcagcagggagcagcagggggagaacatgctgtgcttcctgcaccagccccaggaggtgctgaggagcaatcagGATGCCAGCCTCCTACACACCCTGTGCACCGGCTCCTACCTCGACGTGCGGAATACTGCCCGCTGGTTCTACCAACTGGTGAGAGCAATCTGGccggctttgcctcagtcccacaattggcatttagtgctgctgccctccagacgctcctgccaattccaggtgagcaacggcgcagcaagcttccgcattgaggtgctgtttggggtgcggcaaggcgactcagacatctttgtgagcagccagcctagggaggcctgcacgccaagcacaacatggccggagagctacgccgtggcagagatgaagttcttcaagtgcatcgccaggcaggccccccctgacagcttgcacctcaaatgcctgcagttcttcagctgtctgcagctgggctccggcttttccacctacaccatcaagaccattgtcatgcacctcctgtccatcatccccgtgtcacggtggcgcaggagagattttgtcaggcgactggtggatatcagcgagggcctgcgcttctgcgtgcaagtgagatgcctcaaccacttcatcgtgggcaaccggagccttcctggggagatcagggttcccccagaggtgcaaatggccgagacgtgcaatctcttccaccacctggtgatggatcccgttgcccactcccaggcgatgagtgagtacgtggat